ctgagttaactaTCAACTGCCAAAGGGACCACAatgacaccgactcgctgcacgatagaatagatgggatatacaaataaatacaatatgtaGAGATATGAaaacctaagaaagcaagcaatagatacaaaatCAGAAACAAGGGCTTGCTATCTGATGAACCGGCGAATCGACAAGAAAAGGAACGAATTGGGGAACCACCAGGTCGGCACTGCAAAGATAGGGTTTCTGATGAGGCAATGTGTCATGAGTCAGTAGTGCACTGCGCTAAAGATGCTCGGTGAGTAGTGGCTAGGGCACCGGCAAGGTTCTTGAGGTGGCGCTAGCATTAAGGCACGGGAGCAAAGAGCACGGCAGCGGCACTGATGCCCGGGGGCAGTGCTGGTgaggcggcgctgctgctgtggGAGCTCGGCAGCATGCGAGCATAAGAAGGCGCGGCACGATGGTGAGTGGTGGCATGGTTGTGGGCAGGTGGCGTGGGGGGATGTCGTGGTGGTGTGGGTGCGGGAGCAGGGCGGCGCGGTGAGCTATGGAGGCGCAGCTAGGGCACACGGTGTGGTGGCTCAGGTACGGCAAAGTCAGCGCGGCGGATTAGGTTAAACACGGCGCAGCGCTGCGGTTATATGGGGTCCCCCGATGGAATCGATAAGGAAATAGAGAAGAAACCAGATCCCgtacgttttctactgaccggacgctccggtggcagcgaccggacgctgccacccagcatccggttgattctagagaggtccaaaacccctagaatcatgatcggacgcgtctgatcaccaCTAACCGGATGcaggcagagtccggtcgatcctgactttgtcttcttcgcttgatcggacgctggatcaccaTCTGACCGGATGATGGGAAAGCACTGTTTCAACGTCtagtcactccttctcagcagcagttcacctcctatgaactgaccggacactggactttAGAGTCTGATGCAACGTCCAGTCACtatttttccagcaaatcttcaaagtccttcgtgctgcctgttcccaatcaagtcccaacttcaataagatccaaataaacaccaattgggactgatgtgagtgacctctctcaaaccctcaaaattatCAAAATagtttgccttaggctataattctttttaagaaaatagacaataagagggcaattgaagataaacgacaaagcaacattcatgcatatgcaatgcaatacttgaatgtaaatctagttgcttgtcaagtttgatctagagttaagcttcttcactcgctttacgacggttatcttaaccatgttagacaagccctatatgcattaccaaagattaaacatgttgtatattacaatgcaatgcaagggacaacacaagctcattttttagtgaagttactaaaatcaggaacattgagctcattccacaatcgacaaaaagtcacctcatctagcggtttagtgaagatatccgccaattgatcctcggaccttacaccttctaatgaaatatcattctttgcaacatgatctctaagaaagtaatgatggatatctatgtgcttggtgcgagagtgttgaatcgaattatttgcaagttttaccgcactttcattgttgcacaaaagaggtactttttctagaactataccatagtctagcaaagtttgtttcatgtaaagtatttgtgcacaacaagcacccacgacaatgtattctgctttagcggtggataaagccatactattttgtttcttgaaggaccaagacacaagtgatctaccaagcaaatgacaccctctggatgtgctttttctatcaactttgcaactagcataatccgaatcggaatagccaactaattcaaatatagctgctttgggataccaaaggccaatgcttggtgtgtgcttaagatacctaaggattcttttaacggcaatcaaatgagtttccttaggattagcttgaaatctagcacacatacacacactaaacatgatgtcgggcctagatgcagttaaatataacaagctaccaatcatggagcggtagagagtttgatcaatcgtgttacctccctcatctaggtcgagatgtccgttagttggcattggtgtcttgattggcttatattcattcatcttgaatctcttgagaagatcatttgtatatttctcttgagagatgaaaaacccttttctcatttgcttgacttgaaaaccacgaaagaatgtaagctctccaatcattgatatctcaaactccttcgacatcaattcaccaaactctttgcaagaatcttcatttgatgatccaaagatgatatcatcaacatacacttgacaaatgaagatatgtccatcaagcttcttggtgaatagtgtggtgtcgaccttcccaatggtgaagcccttctcaatgagaaagtcccaaaggcactcataccaagctcttggggcttgcttaagcccatataacgcctttgacaacctataaacatgattaggatatctagggtcttcaaacccgagaggttgatcaacatagactagttcattaataaagtcatttaaaaatacacttttcacatccatttgatatagtttcatgtcatgatgtgatgcatatgcaaggaggatatgaatggcttctagtcttgcaaccgttgcaaaggtctctccaaaatccaaaccttcaacttgagagaacccctttgcaactagtgttgccttgttcctcacaacaacgccttgatcatcttgcttgttgcggaacacccactttgttcaaatgactcttgcaccttttggtcgctcttcaagagtccaaacttcattgcgggtgaagttgttcaactcttcatgcatggcatttatccaatctggatcttgtagagcttcttctaccttggtaggctcaaaacaagagacaaaagagtgatgtgcaataaatgaagtaagtttttgtgagcgagtcattacgccctttgatggactccctatgatgagatcttgtggatgatcttgtagtagaggtgtgtttcttctattgaccacttgaagaggaggttgtggagcatcaacatcttgttcttgtaccaccatttgattatgggagacatgagtgtctttattttctactctcctatctttatcaccatcttgtggcatatttgatgaagaaggtggatcaattacttgtacatcatcttcatcgtctttaggcttgatgtctccaaccggaatgttcttcatagcctccctcaaaggtttatcacctacatcatcaagattctcatgtgctccttgggagccgttagattcatcaaattccacatcatatgtttcttcaaccaagccggtggcatgattaaatactctatatgctttggactttgatgagtaaccaacaagaaaaccaatatcacaacgtctttgaaacttccctaggtgttaccgcttcttgtagatgtagcatttgcaaccaaacaccctaaaggagacgttcaacttcttcccattgagcaactcataaggtgtcttgtcaaggaacttttgaaggaataggcagttggatgcatagcatgaggtgttgatagcttccacccatagagcttcgggggtgttgtactcatctagcattgttcttgcaagagtgatcaatgtccagttctttctctcaactacaccattttgttaaggagtatatattgcggagacctcatgcttgatcccaacttcatcacaataggcttctatatttgtgttgtcaaattctttaccgttgtcacttctaatcttttttagcttcacttcaaactcagtttgtgctctcttggcaaacttcttgaagcaagatgcaactttggatttgtcatgaaggaagaatacccatgtgtatcttgaatagtcatcaacaatcacaagacaataaagattttctcctaaactcttgtatgttgttggtccaaataagtccatgtgaaggagttctagcactcttgtggttgacatgaaagcttttgttggatgagtatttgtaacttgcttgccgacttgacatgcactacaaagcttgtccttctcaaacttcacatccttcaaccctctcaccaaatcattcttcattagcttcttgagtgaactcatcccaacatgagcaagtcttctatgccatagccacccaagtgttgttttggtgaataggcatgtcttcaagttagcatcttcagaggtgaagtctgctataggttgttgtatctaagtcctttgaatatcacttgatcatcatccttcttatatacaacaacttccttctcggtaaacaagcattggaagccaagatcacacaattgcccaatggataacaagttgaagctcaatgaagcaacatatagcacatttgagatagaatgatcatttgatattgccactttgcccaatcctttaaccttgccctttgaataatctccaaatgtgattctttcttgtccatctacttcttcatctagtgaggtgaacatacgaagatcaccggtcatatgttgcgtgcaaccactatcaataacctaatgacttccaccggtcttgtagttcacctacacataagagatcaagctttaggaacccaaacttgttgagggcccttcaccttctcaacaagtgactttgcaacccaaattttcttaggcctattcttgtttggaggtcctaagaacatgactttcatctttccactagaatcctttctaagcatgtaatgagcatcaaagggaaaaggtctagcatgcttgggcaagggttgtggtggtggagtttggcactcatgggcaaagttgccttcttgtccacactcaaaacatctctttggctttggctttgacttgtgttgttgttgagcttgagccttcttctcttggtttgccaagtacccaatgccacttctatccatcttcatgacggtgttctttagtagctcactttgaagatgctttcctcttatgaacttgctcgatccaatcttgagatgctctttctccaacttgagcttcttgttctcttccttgagagcatcattatttttctcttcattgagcttcttgttctcttctttaagcttctcattctcaagaatcaaataactatcatgatcaagagtttctagcacaatagtgttgtggcttttgatctcttcaagatctttcttgagctttttattgtcattcttgagcttgacaaactcatcataatcatcgacctcaaccacttgcttgcccttgctactagaactttgctcaatgctctcaatgatcaaatcatcacatgatgtagctatagcaatcttaacaacattgttagtagcatcatgtggctcattggatagaaattcttgagcaatgacaagattatcatgattaatcttaagagttgtatattcttcttttagcttgttgtggctagtaatgagctcattgtgtatcctctcaagtttatcatgtttatctttaatctctttcttagaagatttgagctccttgagtttggatgatatagcatcattttcttctctaagctcaacactagccttttcggctatatcatatttagctaaaagagaatcattcttattttctagtttttcatttttagctctactctttctaatgatcttagtgtattgatttagcaatttaacaagatcatcataagaaggtgattcatattcatcatcatcactatcgctatcatcattgctagcatgttcatcaccactactatcatcatttgataccttacgatcacccttggccataaggcataggtttgtagaggatgatggcggcggtggtggtgaagatgatgaagagtcaataacaatggcggccaccttctcgttgtcactatcatcatcggatgagccactagatgaatcaatgtccatgagccaatcaccgacgatgtatacctttccacttttcttcttcttgccatctctcttcttgtatggcttatttttcttcttctcatcttcttcttcattgctcgaGTCatttttcttgcccttgtacttgttcttgtacttgtctttcttgggctttgtgcattgatgtgctagatgaccaagttctccataattatagcaatccatctccgagattggcttccttctagagcttgtgaagaacttcttcttcttgccatcgaacttgatgccactcttgttaagcttctttagcatcttggcggttcctttcaccatgagagcaaggcttgcatcatcaacttcgtcatcacttgagctctcatactcaagccttgctttgcccttctcttggctagctttgaatgctaagtctttttctttcttcttagtagaggatgagccatcttgtggtgtgatgtgcatgtacatctcatgagcattgatctttcccaagatttgtgttggtgtagcggtcgaaagatcaccttgatgaagcacggtcacaatgcccatatttgtcaatggggaggacactcaagatctttcttacaacatcggatggttgcatttgagtgagtccaagcccattgacttcctctacaagaacattcaagcgtgagtacatttcattagcacatttttaggaagcatctcaaaagagttaagctttttcatgacaagatgatagcgttcctcacgctcattctttgttccctcatggagcgcacaaacgtccgaccatagtgaatgggcgtctttatggttcctcacccggttgaacacatctttgcaaaggcctctaaagatggtgtttcgagcctttgcattccatttttcgtaattcacctcatcgccttgtaggtgtgtaggatcccgaggttttgggaagccttgtgaggcagctctaagtattccaacatctagagcttctagatacaccttcatgcggattttccaatatggaaaatcatcctcctcaaagataggaggaggtccatccccgtgagacatctttctctaggcgattaagcctaaaaacgtgagcacgaggctctgataccaattgaaaggatcaagatgcccaagaggggggggggtgaattgggttaattctaaatttctttgaaaTAATTAAgtcatacggttagcccaattaaccccttgtgcctagtaagtatttctattgatctatcgcacaaaagtttagcaacctatgttccaatcctactctagcatggcaattctatgaaagtaaatgacaagaattgaattgatcaaagtaaatgctcaaagtaaagagagaaggaggaacgcggcgatgttttgctgaggtatcggagagtcgccactctccactagtcctcgttggagcacccgcgcaagggtgtagctccctcttgatccgcgcaaggatcaagtgctctctacgggttgattctttgacactccatcgcggtgaatcacccacaaccactcacaacttgagttgggtcatccacaagctccgccggatgatcaccaagctcccaatcaccaccaagccgtctaggtgatggtgatcaccaagagtaacaagcacgaactctcacttgaccacgacaagccaaatgagaagggtggatgcacactttgctactcttgctttcactaatgagggctctctttgggattctcaaatctcaatcacctcactaggaccttgctcttcttggcactctcaaaggtgtatctcagctattggaatgagcaaaagtacccccacacatgaatagaggaagtatttataaccatggctaaaaaacgaaccgttatgtgcttctgcggggtgaccggatgctctggtcatgttgactggacgctccggtcagttcttcccgaactccagtgtttaagttgtgactagacgctggacagcgtccgatcaacactgatcggacgcgtcctgtcatgattttccctctctggaacgttactggagtcgatcgaacactaggactcagcgtccggtcacttcacatcttagcgtccggtcgcactaaacgatttcaccttgatcaaatgaactgaccggactctgtgccagcggctggtcagtatttgaccctccattcacttccaactctcgatcatatgtgaatgaagtttgcttcaatggatctaagggctttttaggagctacctagtgctagatttagcaagtgtgtaccacacctaactcactagactcacctaggtcaagctacccatccataccccctttaatagtacgaccaaaggaaaaacaaagtcctaaactactctaagtgtctcttcaactccaatcgacacttagaactagtccatccttaaccttgtcgtccatcctttgaaaaccgaaacgatttccatcgtaggggcttgaccatagcccaatcgatctccattaccgtgacctaacttaattgcctctgcaaaacacacgttagtcacagtaatcacgtattgtcattaatcaccgaaacccaactaggggcctagatgctttcatgtaGTAAGGGAGGAAAGGCAGGAGAACCCCAAGCAAGGGAAGCGAACTCACTGAATGACGAGTATACTGGCAGAGGGGAGACAACAAACCTGATCACCTACAAGGACATCGGTGAACTCTCCAAGGTTTCGTCATCGAACTCCAACGCCATGATACGCAAGGGCCGAGACCAACGAAtgagagggagaagagggaggCGGAGTGATGTGAGTGAGTAAAAAGTTGTATTCTCCAAAGGAAGCAAATGTCCCTAGTGATCTTTTGGCCCCAACAGTTGGTGAAACAGCCTGTGCGATAGGACGAGAAGTCAGAGAGCCACGATTGAGTCACGGCATGGAAGGGCACTATGATTGAAGTGGGAAACCACAATTTGATAGTTGTGTCCTGATGAGCGATGACAGTTCCGGCAATGGATGGGTTTTGGGCAGAAAGGCCTGGTTTGGGCCGAggagaaacatttggaacatgggCTAGGGCTAGCGTGGCACTTGATTCCTTTCCAAGAATGTCATTAGCCCGAATGGAAGATTCCCGTTGATTGGGGCAACCATTGGAAGGTCCAACAGGAAAATGGCCATTACCACAAATTAGCCGGAAAAATCGACTGTCTAGCCGGAGACAAGAAAAACCGAGTGGAAAGGGAGGAAACCACCGGCACCTTCCATATATATCAGTAGGGTAAGTAATCCTAGCCACACCAATATTGGGTGGCACCAATGGCATGCACCAACTCTGCCATCTTATGCCTTGCCTCGAAAATCAGCTTGCTCATACCTACGCAGCAAGGAAATTTTGTTCCTTGTGGTGCAACCTCAGGACCCTTTTCTTGCACCAAAACATCCCAGGCCAAATTAAAACTCCATAAACCTACCAAACAGAGACAGTTGCAGCCTATAAGTCTGGCTAGAGGCATATGTCTAGGTTGCCAATTAGGCCTGAAGGTGGTCATAGAAGTAGAGTGCGCATGATCTTGTATATGAGCCTCTATGTTTATACTATGATTCAAAAAATATCAAGGAAAAATTTCACAAATGTTTGGTCACAGTGAACTAATGAATAATGCATGTAAGTACTTTGATATAATATTTGCACAAATCAATGCAACATCGTAGTTGGCGCTAGGTAATTTGATCCTTTGGCTGCCTTATTGCTGTATGCTTTTTCCAATTTCTCCACATTGTGCTCTGTTTGATTCAGTACTACATGACCTTGCACAGAAATAGGCCTCCCTTTGTCAGGAGCTCCTTCATGAGTATCACAGCTTAGTACCGTTAAGCCAACGGCTGTAGAAAGCCAATGATTCCTGTGGTTTATACTCAGGAACTGTGTGCCCAGCACCCTGCGAGAGGAACAAATTAAACAGGCTAGTTAAAAAAACGCAACTTAGATTTTTTTGTGTTTCAATAATGTGTCATTACTCATTAAATGCAATTTGTTTCTGATTTGGCAGGCTAGTTTCGTGTTTGCGAATCCATGGATTAATAGACAAAGTTTAATTTGAAACTGTACCACACCTTAATAGTGGCGAAAGTGAGGCCGTTTTCATATCCTTGGGTGTACCTGAGTAGTATAGCAAGCAAAAATATGTGAGCAAGCAACATGTCCTTAATTTCTTTCCTTGAGAACATACAAACATTTGACTGAAAACAATGGAAAATAAATAAATCACCTAACTGAAGATTTCCCTCATTAAAGaaatgttaacttttgttgattATAGTGAATTCATATCGAAGAATAATTCAGCCTCTAGGATAAAATGATTTGAACATCTTAGGAGAAAAGAGTCAATGTTTGTTCAAATACCCAGCAACTTGTTCATTGACAATCCATTGTCGCCATGAATCAACGATGCCGTAGCCTAAGGACGCAGTCCATGCTTCAGTCCCAGTGTGAGGTACACACATATCGTGGTCACCGCTGAAACAAATGCAAAAGAAATATACCAATGATAATAGCAGTTTTTGTGAATCTAAGAATGTAGGAGCCGAAATCATATTATAATTTTATAGGTTCTTGAAGTACCTGTAAATCAAAGCACGATAACCCTGGCTTGTAAGGTTCTTGTGATAAATGATCATACTCCCAGCATCATGATCAAAATCTATTTTATCTGTGCATAATTGCCAGGGTCCAATTGAACTGACCTAATAAATGTGCATGATAAACTATGGTTAGAAGGTGGAAATCTTTAGAATCGGTCCATCAATAAGTACACGGTGGTTATTTAGTGTATGACTGTCATACTGGTTCGGCATGAATCGCAGATCTGACGTTATCATTGTTTAGCCATGCCGTTGCAACTTCATCACTCTGAAGATTAAGAAAACAAGACAGGGAGGGTACATAAGAAAATGGGACAAAACGAATCATGCTTCACTTGGGAGAAAAAATTACTCCTCTATATTTCGGAGAAGATAAAGCTGGAAGATGTTCCTGCCTTACACATTATAATCCGAGAAGATAAAGATAAATGAACTAAACAATGGAATTGCACATATTAGTATTAGTGTATTACTACACTAGCTCACATACATATATGGCGATCTATAGTGGGATGTTTTACACATTGACTACGCATATCTAGATTTTCTTCatgaatatattttttatttgtatCTTTCAATAATGTGATAGAAACTAGTGGTCAAATTTGTAAGTAAAGAGGATGTAAGCAACCAATGACTTCTGTAAAGAAAATGAGAGAGTACAAAAAGAGATAAAGAGCAACCTCTGGAGCAGAACATTAATGTTATGACAGATAATAGAGTTATAGTAGGGATGGTTAGTGTGCTTGTGCTCACCATACACGGAACTCCACGGGGAACTGATGCAGCTAGCTCCTGCCATGATGGAACACGCCCATCTCTTACAGGAGCTCTCAAAGGCCAGGCCCGTCCATGCATTCTTGTTCTTACTGGAAGGGGCTTGCTAGTTACACCAAGATCTTTGAAACTTGGTGGCAGTTTGTTATTTTGTGGGATCACTTCTTTGGTATTTGTGCCATGGTAGCATGGCTCAAGAATGTCATAAATATTTAATCCGTCAAGTACCTAcacaaaaacatattatataatatgagaataatatatatttatttatttttaccaGATAGTGTCACTGGTTTACCGTATCGACTTTTGACAGCGCTTCGTCGCATTTTGCACTGCTAGCATTCCAGTAATTTCCTTGACATGCAGTGTTGGCTTCCTACATTTTGTATAGAAATTGTGGTAAATCGAAAgaacatatgtatgtttcaacGGACACACAAAGTTTTAGAAGTATTTTGTGTATTCAAAGGATATGAAGGAAGTATTCTAATACCATCAATAAAACTTCATGGTGTAATTAAAGAAATTATTTCAGGGTGAGGATATCAGTCGGGGTACAGTTATACTGATGTACCTTATATATACTCTCTGAAATTAGAGCCATTCCGTGTGCAAATGGCACAAGAGCGTTACCATCAAAGACGGTGTCGCATACACCATTGCCAACCATGTAGCCCTAACATGAGAGTACAGAACAAAACTttgagcattattatatatatttccTTGGTAACCATGTTTGCCGTTCTCATGGAGGCAGCAACAATATAATTAAAATTACTAACCTTAAAGTTTAGAATTGGCTTATCTCCTTTTTGGATTCCTGTTAAATAATTCATCAGTAACAATATCAAAACAACTAGCAGTTTAAGGATCATTACTATCCCAAAGCCAAAACCTTTGACAACTTCATGTGAAAGGGTAGGGACATAAACTCCAGCATATGACTCTCCAGCTATATAAAATGGATTTGTCAAGAACTCAGGGTAGAGCTGGAACCACTGGTTAAAAGTAACGGGAGCGAACTGATCAGCTTTTGTTCTACAAAAAGATTATAGATGATAAATTTACTAATGCACCAACACAAAAAAACATATATATTTACCTTGAGAAGAAAAGTATGCGAATCAGCAGCAGTCTTAAGATCACCAGTTTCATAATCTGAAACATTCTTGGAGTAAGACAGCCCAACACCAGCAGGGGAGTCCAAGTATATCACACTAGACACCTACAATGCAAGGGAAACATCACTAGTCTGTCTCAGTTCAGCTTGAACACACCAGATAATTTATCCTTAGGACCAACGGGAATGTCCAACCTTAGACCAGCTATAAGGGTTGAGATGAAGCTTTGGTAAGCTTCCAGCTGACCCTCCTGCCTCAAAGTTGAATGGCCCTAGACCCAAAAAAACACACATaaattgagatgaaagatttTAGAGTGTATTAGGCATCTCCAGTTTGGGTTAGTTCCTTTACATGGTATCATAAGTTGAGATTCAGGTTGTAGGTCATAAACCGTAGTCTTTTGCTCCACCTATGCCCTTATATGCTCGTACCACTAATTGTCCATTACTCCGCTGCGCaatagcgcccccccccccccccccccccacaacgcccacccacccacccaagaTCACCCATGATAATCTCCCCCATGGATGACAGGTCCACCATACGTAGCCTCTTGCCACCAAATGCGCGA
The sequence above is drawn from the Miscanthus floridulus cultivar M001 chromosome 15, ASM1932011v1, whole genome shotgun sequence genome and encodes:
- the LOC136508695 gene encoding serine carboxypeptidase 1-like, with the protein product MARGGSTAAPPALPLPLLVVVVSSSAFFACCCLAAPPGALVTSVPGFAGGKLPSKHYAGYVTVDKAHGRRLFYYLVESEREPAKDPVVLWLNGGPGCSSFDGFVYEHGPFNFEAGGSAGSLPKLHLNPYSWSKVSSVIYLDSPAGVGLSYSKNVSDYETGDLKTAADSHTFLLKWFQLYPEFLTNPFYIAGESYAGVYVPTLSHEVVKGIQKGDKPILNFKGYMVGNGVCDTVFDGNALVPFAHGMALISESIYKEANTACQGNYWNASSAKCDEALSKVDTVLDGLNIYDILEPCYHGTNTKEVIPQNNKLPPSFKDLGVTSKPLPVRTRMHGRAWPLRAPVRDGRVPSWQELAASVPRGVPCMSDEVATAWLNNDNVRSAIHAEPVSSIGPWQLCTDKIDFDHDAGSMIIYHKNLTSQGYRALIYSGDHDMCVPHTGTEAWTASLGYGIVDSWRQWIVNEQVAGYTQGYENGLTFATIKGAGHTVPEYKPQESLAFYSRWLNGTKL